In Brachybacterium saurashtrense, the genomic stretch GTGTGGAAGCCCCTCGCCGCCGCCGTGTGCGTCATCGCCGGGCTCGCCGTGATGGCCAGCGTGGGTGTCGCAGGGGAGGGCGGTGTGACCTGGTGGTGGCCGCTGCTGCCGGTGGTGGGGTTGTGGGGGTTCGGGGTTGCACGGGCACTGAAAGCTTGGCCATGAGATTCTCCATCGCCCGAGGCGCCAACATGGGATCATCTGACTATGTGGTCTGAGGGTGACGAGTTGAAGCTTCGCAAAGAAGCTATGCAATGGCTCGCCGCGTGGACAAACGACGGGCTCGACGCGATTTCATACGCCGACCTCGGTGACTTCCATTTTTGCGGCGAAGCGTTCGCGCTAAAAGATCGACAGCTTGGCGTTAGGAAGCCGGCCGGCATGGACAGCGCATTGTCTATTGCCACTGCATACCGAGCGCCGGGCAGAGAGCGTCCTTATGATGATGTTCTCGGTCGTGATGGTCTCATGCGGTACAAATGGGACGGAGATGATCCCAATAAGTATACGAACCGCGGACTTCGCTCTGCAATGAGTGAGAAGCGCCCGCTTATATGGTTTTGGGGTGTTGCTCCAGCGATGTACAAGCCAATATTTCCGGTTTATGTCGTCGCAGAGGAGCCAGAAGACAAGCAGTTCGTCATTGCCACTGACGGGCTTCAGAACATCGAGTCGACGGGGCAAGATGTCGATGAGGTGACAAAGAGGTACGTGCTCCAGGAGACGCGCAGGCGTCTGCATCAGCCGGTTTTCCGCGGGCTAGTGATGCAAGCGTACGGAACTCGCTGCTCGATCTGCAGGCTGCGGCACTCGACGCTTCTGGATGCCGCCCATATCATCCCAGATGCCGACCCTGGTGGGGTTGCGGCGGTGCGAAACGGTATAGCGCTGTGCAAAATTCATCATGCTGCTTACAACTCAGGCATAATTGGCATTTCGCCCGACTATGTGCTCGGGGTGCGTGAAGATGTTTTGAAGGAAATTGACGGACCGATGCTCGAGTTTGGCCTTAAGGGCCTTCATGGAGATAGGCTGAAGGTGTTGCCTTCGTCAAAGAAGGAGCGCCCGGATCGAGAGCTACTGGAGCACCAGTATCGGCGGTTCGAGGCTGGCTCTGTGCCCCGAGCGCTCCGTGTGGATTTTTTGCACTCTAAGGGTTGGGATGGATAGGGGGTATTGTCGGACGAGGTTCGAGTGCGCCTCGGCAGGTTATGGGTTGGAAAATCGTGACTTCGCTCTCTCGGGAGCTTGTCGGCGGGCATTCGGCGATCGGTGTCCACTTATTAGGGGTAAGTTGGCCAGTCCATTGAGGTCGATCCAGATTGCGGAGTTGAAATCGGTGTTTGGTAGCGGCTTGTCCGCATCTTAATTCGGCCTGCGTGAGTCGGTCGGGACAATTATCTTGCGGTGGACTCGTGCGTCTATGCCACCGCTCGAGCCTCCATGAACAGTTCGGCTGGCATCGCCCGATCCAATCGCCACACGATCTGCATCGGTCGCGACCCCGTCGCCTGCTGGAACTGTGCTGTCCCGAGGCAGGTGTAGGGCTCGGTGCCGATGTCGCCCGTTTTCGCACGCCTTACGAAGAGAACCACGCTCGATCCGCGGGCGGCGTGGTTGATGTACCTCTGACCGGTGCGACTCTCCACGCTCGTCGTGCTCTGCGACTCCCAGTGGAAGAGGTCCTGGTTGATCGCGAAGTCGCGATACATGGTCGTGGGGGAGTAGTCCGCTTCGGACTTCTTCAGCGTCACGAGCAGAGCGTCCACGCTCGTGCCCGGCAACCACTTCACCCCTTCGCGAATTGAGCCGGGCGCTCCAGTGTCTAGGGTGCCAAGGCCCAGTCCGGCGAGCAGCTCCTCCCGGGAGTACCGGGCGTGCGATCGCAGCGGTGACTGCGCTGCGGAGCCTGACAGCCGTGCCGGACGAACCCGAGACGACTGGTCCTGGTACTCCAGCACGTGGAGCAGTTCCTCTACCACTGCAGGATGTGCCCGGAGCTGCTCGAGGCCGGTGCGAACACTGTGCTCCCCGGAGGGCCAGAAGGAGAACACGAGCATTGCGGCATAGAGGTCGGTGTCGACTCCGGCCGGAAGAGTGGGCTCGGTGAGGAGCCGGCGGTACGCCCGGATCCGCTCGGGATCGTCGACGTGAGTCAGGGTGCCGACCCGGCGCAAGAGAGAGTCGGCAGTCTCCGAACGCGTCTCCTCTCGGGTGGCGGGGAAGGCCCAGTCCACGAGCGTGGACCAGCTTGCCGAGCGCTTCTCTCCGCTTAGGCTGCGCGTCCCCGGCCCGTATACGTCTGCGAGAGACCGCTCTGCCGCATCGAGGTAGGTGCCCAGGGCGTAGTTGCTCGGTGAGGCATCCTCGGGCTTGTGCTGGCGGACATCTGCGACCAGATCCCTCGTCGAGAGTTTCAGTTGCTTCTTCACGTTCTTGAGCACGATGTCCTGCGCGACGCGATCGAACACGATCTGCGTGCCCGGAGGGAGGAACGGGAAGCCGTCGCGGATGCTGCGCTCGAGTTTGTTCCTCGACAGGCCCGTCAGTGCCCGGTACTTCAGGTCAAAGCGGAAGTTCGTGTGCTGGAGTCCGACGAAGTCGAGCACTGTCAGTACCGCCTTGTTCTCCGCTCGGCGGAGCCCGCGCCCAAGCTGTTGCAGGAAGATTGTCGCTGACTGGGTGGGTCGGAGCATCAGCACGGTATCGACCATGGGGATATCGAGACCTTCATTGAAGAGATCGACGGCGAACAGGCAGACGATGTCGCCGCGGCGCAACTTTGCGAGGCCCTCCTGCCGTTCGTCGGAGCCGGAGTCTCCCGTGAGAGCCAGCGAGGGGAGGCCAGCACGGCGGAACACCTCCGCCATGTAGTGCGCGTGCTCGACGCTGACACAGAACCCGAGTGCCTTCATGCGGCTGGGGTCAGTCACCTTGTCGCGCAGCGCCTGGAGCACCTTGCCGGCCCGCGCATCATTGCCGGTGTACAGGGAGTTCAGCTGGGTGATGTTGTAAGCGCCGCGGGTGAATCGCACCCCACTGAGGTCCACACCGTCCGCGAGGCCGAAGTAGTGGAAGGGGACTAGGAGATCCGCGCTGAGCGCGTCCCAGAGCCGTAGCTCGCTGGCGATCCGTCCCTCGAAGAAGGCATGAGCAACGTCGATGCCATCGGCGCGCTCCGGCGTGGCGGTGAGTCCAAGAAGCTCACGAGGCGTGAAGTACTCGAGAACCTTGCGGTACGTCGCAGCCTCCGCGTGATGGAACTCGTCGATCACGATGATGTCGAAGTGATCGCGAGCCCATCGCTCCAGCTCACCCGCCTGCTGTAGCGATTGAATCGACGCGAACACATGGCGGCGGCGCACGGGCTTGTGGCCGCCGACGAAAAGCTCGCCAAATGCACCGTCCTTCAGAACGTCGCGGTAGGTCCGTAGTGACTGCTCAAGGATCTCTTTGCGGTGCGCGATGAAGAGGATTGTCGGCTGATCAGCCTCCGACGAGCGCAGTCGCTTGTAGTCCAGCGCCGCGACCACCGTCTTCCCGGTGCCGGTCGCTGCGACCACGAGGTTCTTGTGGCGGTCGTGCACCTCGCGCTCGGCGGCGAGGTCATCCAGCATCTCGATCTGATGCGGGTACGGGCGCACATCGAGATGGCTGATGGACAGGCTCGGAGACGAGGAGCGGCCGCTGTTCTTCTCGAGCAGGGCATCCAGATACTCGGCATCTTCGTCGGGGTCGTATGGAGCGAATGCGGCATCGTCCCAGTACGTCTCGAAGGTCGACTCGAACTTGTCCACGAGGCTCGGCGTGGCGAGGCGCGACAGGCGTACGTTCCACTCCAGGCCGTCCACGAGCGCCGCCCTGCTCATATTTGAACTGCCTACGTACGCGGTGGTGTAGCCGCTGGACCGATGGAACATCCACGCCTTGGCGTGCAGGTGCGTGGATTGGGCGTCGTAGTTGACCCGCACTTCGGCGTTCAGCGACCGCACGAAGTGGTCCAGCGCTTTGCGGTCGGTAGCGCCGATATACGTAGTGGTGAGCACTCTGATCGGCACGCCGCGCTCGGCGGCCTCCCGGAGGGCGGATTCCAGTACCCGTATCCCGCTCCACTGCGCGAACGCGCACAGCAGATCGATGCGATCAGCGCTCGCCATCTCAAGGCGCAACTCCGATCCCAGCTGCGGATCCATCCGTGAGTTTGTGAAGAGCGCGACGTCGCTGAGCGGTGTGGACGGCCGCGGCACGCGGGGAGCGTCTGGTGTGCTCACCGACGTGAGGAGCCGCGGACCCGGGGAGACCGACGGATCCATTGGTGCTTCCGGCAAGGTCTGCAACAGCCGGTTCGCAAGGGCGATACGGTCCTCGCGCGGCGCGGCGATCAGGGCCTGCTCGACAGTCCGCGCGACGTGCTGCGTGAGAACGTGGGCGACGTCTTCATCGTCCACATCCTCCGTCGGCGTGAGGAAGCCTCTTTCCTCCGCGCTCTGCACCGACTCCGCCAGCCCAGTGGTGATAAGCAGCTCGTAGAGCCCGGGGTCAAGTGCCTGCTTGCTCTCCATCACGCCTCCTCAG encodes the following:
- a CDS encoding HNH endonuclease, with the protein product MWSEGDELKLRKEAMQWLAAWTNDGLDAISYADLGDFHFCGEAFALKDRQLGVRKPAGMDSALSIATAYRAPGRERPYDDVLGRDGLMRYKWDGDDPNKYTNRGLRSAMSEKRPLIWFWGVAPAMYKPIFPVYVVAEEPEDKQFVIATDGLQNIESTGQDVDEVTKRYVLQETRRRLHQPVFRGLVMQAYGTRCSICRLRHSTLLDAAHIIPDADPGGVAAVRNGIALCKIHHAAYNSGIIGISPDYVLGVREDVLKEIDGPMLEFGLKGLHGDRLKVLPSSKKERPDRELLEHQYRRFEAGSVPRALRVDFLHSKGWDG
- a CDS encoding DUF3427 domain-containing protein, which produces MESKQALDPGLYELLITTGLAESVQSAEERGFLTPTEDVDDEDVAHVLTQHVARTVEQALIAAPREDRIALANRLLQTLPEAPMDPSVSPGPRLLTSVSTPDAPRVPRPSTPLSDVALFTNSRMDPQLGSELRLEMASADRIDLLCAFAQWSGIRVLESALREAAERGVPIRVLTTTYIGATDRKALDHFVRSLNAEVRVNYDAQSTHLHAKAWMFHRSSGYTTAYVGSSNMSRAALVDGLEWNVRLSRLATPSLVDKFESTFETYWDDAAFAPYDPDEDAEYLDALLEKNSGRSSSPSLSISHLDVRPYPHQIEMLDDLAAEREVHDRHKNLVVAATGTGKTVVAALDYKRLRSSEADQPTILFIAHRKEILEQSLRTYRDVLKDGAFGELFVGGHKPVRRRHVFASIQSLQQAGELERWARDHFDIIVIDEFHHAEAATYRKVLEYFTPRELLGLTATPERADGIDVAHAFFEGRIASELRLWDALSADLLVPFHYFGLADGVDLSGVRFTRGAYNITQLNSLYTGNDARAGKVLQALRDKVTDPSRMKALGFCVSVEHAHYMAEVFRRAGLPSLALTGDSGSDERQEGLAKLRRGDIVCLFAVDLFNEGLDIPMVDTVLMLRPTQSATIFLQQLGRGLRRAENKAVLTVLDFVGLQHTNFRFDLKYRALTGLSRNKLERSIRDGFPFLPPGTQIVFDRVAQDIVLKNVKKQLKLSTRDLVADVRQHKPEDASPSNYALGTYLDAAERSLADVYGPGTRSLSGEKRSASWSTLVDWAFPATREETRSETADSLLRRVGTLTHVDDPERIRAYRRLLTEPTLPAGVDTDLYAAMLVFSFWPSGEHSVRTGLEQLRAHPAVVEELLHVLEYQDQSSRVRPARLSGSAAQSPLRSHARYSREELLAGLGLGTLDTGAPGSIREGVKWLPGTSVDALLVTLKKSEADYSPTTMYRDFAINQDLFHWESQSTTSVESRTGQRYINHAARGSSVVLFVRRAKTGDIGTEPYTCLGTAQFQQATGSRPMQIVWRLDRAMPAELFMEARAVA